The DNA region AATACTTCCAAAAATTCTGATGTAGTTCCATATAAAAACGGTTTTCCAATAACTTCTTTTCTGCCCTTTATCTCGATAACTCTTCTTTCCATTAAAACGTTTATAACTCCAGAAGAGTCTACACCTCTAATGCTCTCAATTTCTACTCTGGTAACAGGCTGTTTGTAGGCAATAATGGCCGTTACCTCAAGCGCAGCTCGGCTGAGTCTGAACTTCTTTACTTTTTTGTTATAGTTTGAAATATCTTCACTGTACTTAGGATCTGTTCTAAATTGAAATCCTCCAGCTACTTCAGAGAGTAAAAACCCTCTTTTGAGTTCGCTCCATTCGGCGACCAGTTCCTTAAGGCACTTTCTAATCTGCGCTCTCTCAATATTAGGAAATGCCAAAGAGAGTTTATCTACACTGACAGGCTGATCAGCAATGAATATAATGCTTTCAATTGATTTTTTTAAATCAGAAA from Thermodesulfobacteriota bacterium includes:
- the scpB gene encoding SMC-Scp complex subunit ScpB; its protein translation is MDLSDLKKSIESIIFIADQPVSVDKLSLAFPNIERAQIRKCLKELVAEWSELKRGFLLSEVAGGFQFRTDPKYSEDISNYNKKVKKFRLSRAALEVTAIIAYKQPVTRVEIESIRGVDSSGVINVLMERRVIEIKGRKEVIGKPFLYGTTSEFLEVFGLKSLNDLPTLKELDEITQNIEPNIPPIEENSETTI